In Trifolium pratense cultivar HEN17-A07 linkage group LG7, ARS_RC_1.1, whole genome shotgun sequence, a genomic segment contains:
- the LOC123895997 gene encoding uncharacterized protein LOC123895997: MAQIGNISQILVDTTNVFTTDQKFATPDVVLTWARDVGDANKVSIIITRSDKKNGIRGRNDKLVLGCDKGEKYDSSESSTTTASKKCNCPFKIRAAPSTDGSGLKVQVIHGVHNHGLPDQYHGHPRKARLTADENKHVQDLTKRKVAPRHIVLDLKDQNPESVVDATLVYRKRHMMQIQERGSRTELQHLL; this comes from the coding sequence aTGGCTCAAATCGGCAATATAAGTCAAATATTAGTAGATACTACAAATGTTTTTACAACTGATCAAAAATTTGCTACACCGGATGTTGTTCTCACATGGGCTCGagatgttggagatgccaacaAAGTCAGTATTATCATTACTCGGTCAGATAAAAAGAACGGAATAAGAGGTAGAAATGACAAGTTGGTTTTAGGTTGTGATAAAGGTGAAAAGTATGACTCTTCAGAAAGTTCCACGACAACTGCATCAAAAAAATGTAActgtccatttaaaattagagCTGCACCTTCAACAGATGGTTCAGGATTGAAAGTTCAGGTTATTCATGGAGTTCACAACCACGGGCTACCTGACCAATATCATGGTCATCCTCGCAAGGCACGTTTAACCGCTGATGAAAACAAACATGTTCAAGATTTGACAAAGCGTAAAGTAGCACCAAGACACATTGTTTTAGATTTGAAAGATCAAAATCCAGAGTCTGTTGTTGATGCCACACTTGTATATAGGAAACGACACATGATGCAAATACAGGAAAGAGGCTCCAGAACAGAGCTGCAACACTTGCTGTAG